ACCCTGGTGATCCGCGGCGAGGGCGGCTTCGGGGGGGAGCCGGGTCAGCGGCCTCCCGCCCCGGAATTCCCCGACCGCGAGCCCGACGCCCGGGTCGCCCTGCCCACGCGTGAGGATCAAGCGCTGATCTACCGGCTCTCCGGCGACCGCAACCCGTTGCACAGCGACCCCTGGTTCGCCAAGGAGCTGGCCGGCTTTCCCAAGCCGATCCTGCACGGGCTGTGCACCTACGGCGTGTCCGGACGCGCGCTGGTCGCCGAACTCGGCGGCGGCGTGGCCGCCAACATCACGTCGATCGCGGCGCGGTTCACCTCGCCGGTGTTCCCCGGCGAGACGCTGACCACGCTGATCTGGCGCACCGAGCCGGGCCGCGCGGTGTATCGCACCGAGGCGTCTGGTGCGGATGGCTCCGAGTCGCGGGTGGTGCTCGACGACGGCGCGGTGGAGTACGTGGCCTAGGAGTTCTGCTCGGGCGTCAGCTCGGAGTTCTGCTCGGGCGTCAGCTCGCATGGCTGCAGGGCGGCGCCATGGAAGACGTGGCGGTCCCGATACGTCGTCGACACCAAGGGAAATCCGGGGGGCATCTTCGTCGTCACCGGATGTAGTGCGCACTCTCGCCGCGCTTCCGTAGCCCCTCACCGGCAAACCCAGGTGACA
The nucleotide sequence above comes from Mycobacterium pseudokansasii. Encoded proteins:
- a CDS encoding MaoC family dehydratase — encoded protein: MAIDPGAVGAVTEPMLFDWTDRETLLYALGVGAGTEDLSFTTENSHGLAQQVLPTYAVICCPAFGAAGKVGKFNWARLLHGSQTVRLHAPLPPAGKLSVVSEVADIQDKGEGKNAIIMLRGRGSDPDSGALVAETLTTLVIRGEGGFGGEPGQRPPAPEFPDREPDARVALPTREDQALIYRLSGDRNPLHSDPWFAKELAGFPKPILHGLCTYGVSGRALVAELGGGVAANITSIAARFTSPVFPGETLTTLIWRTEPGRAVYRTEASGADGSESRVVLDDGAVEYVA